The nucleotide sequence ACAACCCAGAACCATAATCTGCATCGGCGACATCCATGGCTACATAACCAAACTCCAAAACCTCTGGTCAAATCTCTCTCACACAATCCCCCCATCAATCTTCTCAACCGCCACAATCATCTTCCTCGGCGATTACTGCGACAGAGGCCCAAAAACCCGCGAAGTTCTCGATTTTCTCATCTCCTTACCCACCCGTTACCCGAATCAACGACACGTCTTCCTCGCCGGTAACCATGATTTCGCTTTCGCCGCTTTCCTCCGCCTCCTTCCACCGCCGGCTGATGGGTCGGAGTTTAGTGAGGGGTGGAAGGAGTATGAGGaaagtgaagagagagaaggatgGTTTAAGGATGATGGGTATGAAGAGATGCATTTACAAGGGAGGAGGTGGAGTGGGAAAATAAAAGCCAAATTTAATGTTGCTAAAGGGACTGAGTATCAGGGTTCTATTTATGATGCTGGACCCACTTTTCAGTCTTATGGGGTTCCTCATGGTTCTGCTGGTATGTAATTATGTATCATGTTCTTAATCTTGCTTACTTTAGATTTCGTGTTAGATTCTCAAAAATTGATTCTGAATAGattgtttggattgattttaGATGTATGCTTTTCAAGTGTCTAAAGTTGTGAAGCACTAAACATGACACCGGATACTACACACACTGACACACTAGAAATGGCGATACTTAAAGCTAATGATATCGATCGTCGTCGTCTTAAGCACTTTTTTCACACTAGAAATTTACTTACTGAATAGGTTGAATTTTCTGTTTTAGTCATATAACAATGCTGCACTAGAAGAAGGGacatttgattctttttttttttttttatcactaaatGTCATCAAGTCATTGTGGATTTTAAAAGCCAACTGTTATAAGTTATAGCATGTACTTTAGCCTGCATTCCTCAATTTAGCAAATCACATGATACCGAGAATACCTGTTAGGAAAACAAGGTCCAAGGTAGATTAGATGAAGTAGACAATAAGCAAGGAAAACATAAACTCGACTATTAAGAGAGATTGTGAATTTAAATGGTTTACTATCTTAATTCATCATATAATCAAtttggttatttttaaatttgtaataaaTTAATTGGTTAATTtgcatatttataaattatagcaCTTAATTTTATTCCTTGGCGTttgggttttgtttttgtgaagGGTTACACAAGACTCAAGTTCGTGGTATAGCCCCTATGTTTAttgtatcatcaaattttactatgtatttatgcatatttttagttttaaaatcaTATTGTGAATCATGAGTAGACTTTATCATGCTGTTTTTGATAAGTTGAAGTTCTTTAGTAGAAATGAGTGTTTCATATATTGAGGGTTTCAAAGAGAAGTGCAGAAAATGTTGAAGTGCTGGtgaaagttgtttttatttgttttacagTTTTTGCCGGCTGTGTTGGTAATGGTATGTGTATGTAACATTAAGTTATTTGTGAATGTTATAGTTGAATTATAGATGCGTTTGGAAGTGCTTATGTACGGCTTATTTAAATTTATCTCACGACCTAAGTATTtgtgtgtttgagaaagcttatAAAATATCTTAGGATACGTATATCAGTAGTATATgaactgttttcagcttatatCAATAAGCTTCCTATTAAAAGTACTCAATTAAGTCATTCACCCAAAGGTATAGGGGTTTTCACTGCTATAAATAAATGCTACTCTCTAAGTTTTGTAGTGCAATGAAAATTGGTTTTGTTTGATCCTGTACTTAAGGAGCAGTTCATTGCATGCAGATTTGGTTAAGGCAGTTCCTGATGAGCATAAGAAATTTCTCGCGAATTTGGTTTGGGTGCATGAAGAGGTAGTGTTTACTTTCTTTGCCTCTTTCTTTCAATAGTCATATCAAACCGATGTGGATTAAATGAACAACTTCTGATAGCTCTTTGGATCATGTTTTACCAGGACGATGTCTTTATGAACACTGATAATGGAGTCAAGTGCTGCAAGTTGATAGCTGTTCACGCTGGTTTGGAGAAAGGTGTCGATGTGAACGAGcagatgaaaattttgaaagccCGAGATACTCGGATACCAAAGATCCAGGCTTTAAGTGGTAGAAAGAATGTATGGGATATTCCAGAGGTGATAGCTTGCTTCAAATTTCATATTACTGCAACATATTTGCATGTCATGCTCATTGTTAACTACTTTCCTGTTGATTTTATAGCTTCTttgaattcaaataaattagCTCATTGTTTTCTTCTAGGAACTAAGTACAAGTGCAACCATCATTGTTAGTGGTCACCATGCAAAACTTCATGTTGAAGGCTTAAGGTTGATAATTGATGAAGGCGGTGGATACCCTGATAAACCAATAGCTGCAATTGTTCTTCCTTCCATGGAGATTATTAAAGATACTGATGTATTGACAAAATAGATTCATACCTGTGATAGTTTTCCTTGGAGTAAACCCTCAATTTAGTTATTACTATCTCGTATTTGGTCCTCGAACTgtgcaaaaataataaacagTTCTTAAGCTATTAttaatccatcaaattagtccctcagTTGCTTCAAAACTAGGAGAGATAATGAAAATTTAGGGACTAACATGATGGTCTGAAATATTTTAGAGGTTACTTGTTATATTTCTAAAGGTCAAGGACTAAATAGTAGAGAGGGTGGTAATTTAAAGATCAATAGAAGGTTTAGATATAAAATTCAAGTTATTAAGCTTTGGCTATCATAAGCTTTGGTAAATCATTGCACTGTTCCCTTAATGGCATGGATTTGATTCCCTTACTTTTGAAATGAGTTGAACTATTTTCTAGGTATTTATGTTAGACTCTGTTATTTATATTAGATTCTGCTACATGTTAGACCAACATTGTGTCTATTTCTTCTTATGTCAAACTTTTGTATGATTAATTGTGGTAACCGGTGAAATATTGCAAGATTGATGTTTGTAAAACAATATATATGaggcaaaaaatattttttgcgAGAATGGTGACAGGTATGGAGGGAGTATGCTATGATATTAATTgtgcaacaaaagaaaaagatactAACTAATCTAagatataaatttttgaaagtaATCTAAGACATAATTGTCAACTAGACTTATTAAGCTGGGAAA is from Medicago truncatula cultivar Jemalong A17 chromosome 1, MtrunA17r5.0-ANR, whole genome shotgun sequence and encodes:
- the LOC25483877 gene encoding tyrosine-protein phosphatase RLPH2: MTEATQPRTIICIGDIHGYITKLQNLWSNLSHTIPPSIFSTATIIFLGDYCDRGPKTREVLDFLISLPTRYPNQRHVFLAGNHDFAFAAFLRLLPPPADGSEFSEGWKEYEESEEREGWFKDDGYEEMHLQGRRWSGKIKAKFNVAKGTEYQGSIYDAGPTFQSYGVPHGSADLVKAVPDEHKKFLANLVWVHEEDDVFMNTDNGVKCCKLIAVHAGLEKGVDVNEQMKILKARDTRIPKIQALSGRKNVWDIPEELSTSATIIVSGHHAKLHVEGLRLIIDEGGGYPDKPIAAIVLPSMEIIKDTDVLTK